Proteins encoded together in one Streptomyces umbrinus window:
- a CDS encoding ATP-binding protein, translating to MSLTLTRRIARAALLVAAGAAAGVGAAGSASAAELPATPDLGGLTALDNAGTTVDGAAQNATGLAGDAGSKAVKKAVPTAGKTGGKAVKKAVPTAGKTGGKAVKTTTPAAQKTAGDVAGTAGDVLGDAAGATGSGLPTDSVAKGGLPGAEQLPLQGPPLG from the coding sequence ATGTCCCTCACCCTGACCCGCCGGATCGCCCGTGCCGCGCTGCTCGTCGCAGCGGGAGCGGCAGCCGGGGTCGGTGCGGCCGGCTCCGCGAGCGCGGCCGAACTGCCGGCCACCCCCGACCTCGGCGGGCTGACCGCGCTGGACAACGCGGGCACCACCGTCGACGGCGCCGCGCAGAACGCCACCGGGCTCGCGGGTGACGCGGGCAGCAAGGCCGTCAAGAAGGCCGTGCCGACCGCGGGCAAGACAGGCGGCAAGGCCGTCAAGAAGGCCGTGCCGACCGCGGGCAAGACAGGCGGCAAGGCCGTCAAGACCACGACTCCCGCGGCGCAGAAGACCGCCGGGGATGTCGCCGGAACCGCGGGTGACGTGCTCGGTGACGCCGCGGGGGCCACCGGTAGTGGGTTGCCGACCGATTCCGTTGCCAAGGGTGGGCTGCCTGGGGCGGAGCAGCTGCCGCTTCAGGGGCCGCCGCTCGGCTAA
- a CDS encoding bifunctional succinyldiaminopimelate transaminase/glutamate-prephenate aminotransferase, translating into MSAVSDRLPTFPWDKLEPFKATAAAHPGGIVDLSVGTPVDPVPDLIQKALVAAADSPGYPTVWGTPELRDALVGWCERRLGARDFTHRNVLPVVGSKELVAWLPTQLGLGPGDRVAYPRLAYPTYEVGARLARADHVAYEDPTDLDPTGLELLWLNSPSNPTGRVLSLPELTRIVAWAREHGILVFSDECYIELGWEADPVSVLHPDVCGGSYEGIVSVHSLSKRSNLAGYRSAFLAGDSAVLGDLLQIRKHGGMMTSAPTQAATVAALSDDTHVHEQRARYTARRTALRDALLTHGFRIEHSEASLYLWATRDEPCWDTVAHLADLGILVAPGDFYGPAGDKFVRVALTATDERVQAAVNRLAPL; encoded by the coding sequence GTGTCCGCAGTCTCCGACCGGCTTCCCACGTTCCCCTGGGACAAGCTGGAGCCCTTCAAGGCGACGGCCGCCGCTCACCCGGGCGGCATCGTCGACCTGTCCGTCGGCACCCCGGTCGACCCGGTGCCCGACCTGATCCAGAAAGCCCTGGTCGCGGCCGCCGACTCGCCCGGCTATCCCACGGTGTGGGGCACGCCGGAGCTGCGGGACGCCCTGGTGGGCTGGTGCGAGCGACGGCTGGGCGCACGGGACTTCACTCACCGCAACGTCCTGCCGGTGGTCGGCTCCAAGGAGCTGGTGGCCTGGCTGCCGACGCAGCTGGGCCTCGGCCCCGGCGACCGGGTCGCCTACCCGCGCCTGGCGTACCCGACGTACGAGGTCGGCGCGCGCCTGGCCCGCGCGGACCACGTGGCGTACGAGGACCCCACGGACCTGGACCCCACCGGCCTCGAGCTGCTGTGGCTCAACTCCCCGTCGAACCCGACGGGCCGGGTGCTCTCCCTCCCGGAGCTCACCCGGATCGTGGCCTGGGCGCGCGAGCACGGCATCCTCGTCTTCTCCGACGAGTGCTACATCGAGCTGGGCTGGGAGGCCGACCCGGTCTCGGTCCTGCACCCCGACGTGTGCGGCGGCTCGTACGAGGGGATCGTGTCGGTCCACTCGCTCTCGAAGCGGTCGAATCTGGCGGGCTACCGCTCGGCGTTCCTGGCCGGTGACTCCGCGGTCCTCGGCGACCTCCTCCAGATCCGCAAGCACGGCGGCATGATGACCTCCGCGCCCACCCAGGCCGCGACGGTCGCCGCCCTCTCGGACGACACCCACGTCCACGAACAGCGCGCCCGCTACACGGCCCGCCGCACCGCCCTCCGCGACGCCCTCCTGACCCACGGCTTCCGCATCGAACACAGCGAGGCCAGCCTCTACCTCTGGGCCACCAGGGACGAACCCTGCTGGGACACAGTGGCCCACCTCGCCGACCTCGGCATCCTGGTGGCGCCGGGCGACTTCTACGGCCCGGCGGGCGACAAGTTCGTCCGCGTGGCACTGACGGCAACAGACGAACGGGTTCAGGCGGCGGTAAACCGCCTGGCGCCCCTTTAG
- the fdxA gene encoding ferredoxin — protein sequence MTYVIAQPCVDVKDKACIEECPVDCIYEGSRSLYIHPDECVDCGACEPVCPVEAIFYEDDTPEEWKDYYKANVEFFDELGSPGGASKLGLIERDHPFVAALPPQNQ from the coding sequence GTGACCTACGTCATCGCGCAGCCTTGTGTCGACGTCAAGGACAAGGCGTGCATCGAGGAGTGCCCGGTCGACTGCATCTACGAGGGCTCCCGGTCCTTGTACATCCACCCGGACGAATGCGTCGACTGTGGTGCCTGTGAGCCGGTCTGCCCGGTCGAGGCGATCTTCTACGAAGACGACACTCCTGAGGAGTGGAAGGACTACTACAAGGCGAACGTCGAGTTCTTCGACGAGCTCGGCTCGCCCGGCGGTGCCAGCAAGCTGGGACTCATCGAGCGCGACCACCCCTTCGTCGCAGCGCTGCCGCCGCAGAACCAGTAA